One window of the Clostridia bacterium genome contains the following:
- the leuB gene encoding 3-isopropylmalate dehydrogenase, which translates to MARIAVLPGDGIGKEIVPEAQKVLNVVAGIYGLELEYEEGLIGGAAIDATGVPLPEETVQLCRSSDAVLLGAVGGPKWDNLPVEKRPEVAALLPLRKKLGLYANIRPAFLFPALVNASSLKPEVVAGTDLVVIRELTGGIYFGEKKREKHESGEMALDALVYTTEEIERILRLGFETARQRRKKLTSVDKANVLESSRLWRETAARLAQEYPDVELEHMYVDNCAMQLIRKPTQFDVIVTENMFGDILTDEASMLTGSIGMLASASIGGQVALYEPAHGSAPDIAGQGKANPLATILSAGLMLQYSFNLPEALERIKRAIGSVLEAGYRTPDIMEPGCTLVNTSTMGDLVCQYLSGEKL; encoded by the coding sequence GTGGCTAGAATCGCCGTATTGCCCGGGGACGGCATTGGCAAGGAAATCGTCCCTGAGGCGCAAAAGGTGCTCAATGTGGTTGCCGGTATTTACGGTTTAGAATTGGAATATGAAGAAGGGCTCATCGGCGGCGCCGCCATCGACGCCACCGGTGTGCCCCTGCCGGAGGAAACGGTGCAGCTGTGCCGGTCCAGCGACGCCGTGCTGCTGGGCGCCGTGGGCGGTCCCAAGTGGGATAACCTGCCCGTGGAGAAACGACCGGAAGTCGCCGCCCTCCTGCCCCTGCGCAAGAAACTGGGCTTGTACGCCAATATCCGTCCCGCTTTCCTGTTCCCGGCCCTGGTGAATGCCTCCTCCCTGAAACCGGAAGTGGTGGCAGGCACTGACCTGGTGGTGATCCGGGAATTGACCGGTGGTATTTACTTCGGGGAGAAAAAACGGGAAAAACATGAAAGCGGCGAAATGGCCCTGGATGCGCTGGTCTATACCACGGAAGAAATCGAAAGGATCTTGAGGCTGGGCTTTGAAACCGCCAGGCAGAGGCGGAAGAAGCTGACCTCCGTGGATAAAGCGAATGTCCTGGAGAGCTCCCGTCTATGGCGGGAAACCGCCGCGAGACTGGCCCAGGAGTATCCTGATGTGGAATTAGAGCATATGTATGTAGATAACTGCGCCATGCAGCTCATCAGAAAACCTACCCAGTTTGACGTGATCGTTACGGAAAACATGTTTGGCGATATTCTCACCGATGAAGCCTCCATGCTGACCGGCTCCATCGGCATGCTGGCCTCCGCCAGCATCGGCGGCCAAGTGGCCCTGTATGAACCGGCCCACGGTTCCGCTCCTGATATCGCCGGGCAGGGCAAAGCCAACCCGCTGGCCACCATCCTGTCCGCCGGTTTAATGCTCCAGTACAGCTTCAACCTGCCGGAAGCTCTGGAGCGCATCAAAAGGGCCATCGGCAGCGTGTTGGAGGCCGGTTACCGGACACCGGACATTATGGAACCGGGTTGTACACTAGTAAACACCAGCACCATGGGAGATCTGGTCTGCCAGTATCTAAGTGGGGAGAAGCTATGA
- the leuD gene encoding 3-isopropylmalate dehydratase small subunit, with the protein MLFQGKAFKFGNDIDTDAIIPARHMNTAVPEELAKHCMEDADPEFVNKMSPGDIIVAGKNFGCGSSREHAPIAIKYAGVSCVVAKSFARIFYRNAINIGLPIFECPEAVDGIEEGHQVEVNADTGVIKNLTTGQEYQAKPFPEFMQQLIEAGGLMAYVKERVKVRG; encoded by the coding sequence ATGCTGTTTCAAGGCAAAGCATTTAAATTCGGCAATGATATCGATACCGATGCCATTATCCCGGCGCGGCACATGAACACCGCCGTGCCGGAGGAACTGGCGAAACACTGCATGGAAGACGCGGATCCGGAGTTTGTCAATAAAATGTCCCCCGGTGACATTATTGTGGCCGGGAAGAACTTCGGCTGCGGCAGTTCCCGGGAACATGCCCCTATTGCCATCAAGTACGCCGGCGTCTCCTGTGTGGTGGCCAAATCTTTTGCCCGGATCTTTTACCGCAATGCCATCAACATCGGCCTGCCCATTTTTGAATGCCCGGAAGCGGTGGACGGCATCGAGGAAGGGCATCAAGTGGAAGTCAATGCTGATACTGGCGTGATCAAAAACTTGACCACCGGGCAGGAATACCAGGCAAAGCCCTTCCCGGAGTTCATGCAGCAGCTGATTGAGGCCGGGGGATTGATGGCTTACGTGAAAGAGAGGGTGAAGGTCCGTGGCTAG
- a CDS encoding 2-isopropylmalate synthase, with the protein MKDRVYIFDTTLRDGEQTPGVSLNIHEKLEIAAQLARLGVDVIEAGFPITSKGDYEAVRAIAGSIKGPAICALARASEKDIDVAWEALQEAENPRIHTFIASSDIHLKYKLKMTREEVLEAITRAVTYARRYTSNVEFSPEDASRTDRDFICRVVETAIKAGAKVVNIPDTVGYATPEEFGSFIANITNRVPNIDQAIISVHCHNDLGLAVANTLAALKNGARQVEGTINGIGERAGNVSLEEVIMALVTRKDQYGLTTGINTEEIYRTSRLVSSMTGMAVHANKPIVGKNVFVHESGIHQDGVLKERTTYEIMNPATIGMTVNNIVLGKHSGRHAFRERLAELGYKLSEEALEKAFARFKDLADRKKEITDRDLEAIVEDQIRIVPEKFHLEHMHISSGNRVLPTATVGIRFDDRLVEEAACGDGPIDAVFKAIDKITGIPVCLKHYALNAVTGGKDAIGEVVVRLAVRDKVFIGRGLSVDVIEASAKAYINALNKAVFELGEEIMHSGKESEANGNDHHGKNTC; encoded by the coding sequence ATGAAGGATCGAGTATACATTTTCGATACAACCTTAAGAGACGGGGAACAAACGCCGGGCGTCAGCCTCAATATTCATGAAAAACTGGAAATTGCCGCCCAGCTGGCCCGGCTGGGGGTGGACGTGATTGAAGCGGGTTTTCCCATCACCTCCAAAGGGGATTATGAGGCGGTCAGGGCCATTGCCGGGTCCATTAAAGGCCCAGCTATCTGCGCCCTGGCCAGGGCTTCCGAAAAAGACATCGATGTGGCCTGGGAAGCCCTGCAGGAAGCGGAGAATCCTCGCATTCATACTTTTATCGCCAGCTCCGATATTCATTTGAAATACAAATTGAAAATGACCAGGGAAGAAGTCCTGGAGGCTATCACCAGGGCCGTTACCTACGCCAGGCGGTATACAAGCAACGTGGAGTTTTCCCCGGAAGATGCCTCCCGGACGGACCGGGACTTCATCTGCCGGGTAGTGGAAACCGCCATCAAGGCGGGGGCGAAAGTGGTCAACATCCCCGATACCGTGGGCTATGCCACTCCCGAAGAATTCGGCAGTTTTATCGCCAACATCACCAACCGGGTACCCAATATCGATCAAGCCATTATCAGCGTCCACTGTCACAATGATTTGGGCCTGGCGGTGGCCAATACCCTGGCGGCTTTGAAAAACGGGGCCCGGCAGGTGGAAGGAACCATCAACGGCATTGGGGAACGGGCCGGCAACGTGTCCCTGGAGGAAGTGATTATGGCCCTGGTCACCCGCAAGGACCAGTACGGCTTAACCACGGGGATCAATACGGAAGAAATCTACCGCACCAGCCGGCTGGTCAGTTCCATGACGGGCATGGCTGTCCATGCCAATAAACCCATCGTGGGGAAAAACGTCTTTGTCCACGAGTCCGGCATTCACCAGGACGGGGTCCTGAAAGAAAGGACTACCTATGAAATCATGAACCCGGCCACCATCGGTATGACGGTGAACAACATCGTCTTAGGCAAGCATTCCGGCCGGCATGCTTTCCGGGAAAGGCTGGCGGAACTGGGCTACAAGCTCAGTGAAGAGGCCCTGGAAAAAGCATTTGCCCGGTTTAAGGACCTGGCGGACCGGAAGAAAGAAATCACCGACCGGGATCTGGAAGCCATTGTGGAAGACCAGATCCGGATTGTGCCGGAAAAATTCCACTTGGAGCACATGCACATTTCCAGCGGCAACCGGGTGCTGCCCACCGCCACCGTGGGGATCCGTTTCGATGACCGGCTGGTGGAAGAAGCCGCCTGTGGAGATGGGCCCATCGATGCGGTGTTTAAAGCCATTGACAAGATTACCGGCATCCCCGTATGCCTGAAGCATTACGCTTTAAATGCCGTCACCGGCGGCAAGGATGCCATCGGGGAAGTGGTGGTGCGCCTGGCGGTGCGGGACAAAGTGTTTATCGGCCGCGGCTTGAGCGTGGATGTCATTGAAGCCAGCGCCAAGGCTTATATCAACGCCCTGAATAAAGCGGTTTTTGAACTAGGTGAAGAAATTATGCATAGCGGCAAGGAGAGTGAAGCCAATGGGAATGACCATCACGGAAAAAATACTTGCTGA
- a CDS encoding citramalate synthase, with amino-acid sequence MNKIWVYDTTLRDGSQGEGVSLTVEDKLKITARLDHLGVDYIEGGWPGSNPKDLEYFRRVGELKLQHAKVTAFGSTRRPGIKAEEDANLQALINAGVPAAAIFGKSWDLHVLEALGTTLAENLRMIEDSVRFLKSRGMEVIFDAEHFFDGYKRNPDYALRVLEAAFNAGADWLVLCDTNGGSLPEEVFRAVEEVARRFQHPLGIHCHNDGELAVANTLMAIQAGVTQVQGTINGMGERCGNANLCSVIPNLELKLGYQCLPKGHIRHLTECSRYVSEIANLVQHNNQPFVGQSAFAHKGGIHVSAVLKHPETYEHMPPEAVGNTRRILVSELSGASNLVGKAEQFGVDFSDKAFTKELIQSIKEMEFQGYQFEGAEASLELLVKKATGEYSPYFQVDSFKILSEKVAEGKTISEAMVKVRVGDRMVHTAAEGNGPVNALDNALRKGLEEFFPAIAEMHLSDYKVRVLDEKDATAAKVRVLIESRDVTGAWSTVGVSTDIIEASWEALLDSFNYFLMKRNAGQKLAANDA; translated from the coding sequence ATGAACAAGATCTGGGTCTACGACACGACACTCAGGGACGGCTCCCAAGGAGAGGGGGTCTCCTTAACCGTTGAAGACAAGTTGAAAATCACCGCGCGCTTGGACCATCTGGGCGTGGACTACATCGAAGGGGGTTGGCCCGGTTCCAACCCCAAGGATTTAGAGTACTTCCGGCGGGTGGGCGAGTTGAAGCTGCAGCATGCCAAAGTTACGGCTTTCGGCAGCACCCGGCGCCCTGGCATCAAAGCGGAAGAGGACGCCAATTTACAGGCCCTGATCAATGCCGGCGTGCCGGCGGCGGCCATCTTCGGCAAGAGCTGGGACCTGCATGTGCTGGAGGCCCTGGGTACCACCCTGGCGGAAAACCTGCGCATGATCGAGGATTCCGTCCGGTTCCTGAAAAGCCGGGGGATGGAAGTCATCTTTGATGCGGAGCATTTCTTTGACGGGTATAAGAGAAATCCCGATTACGCTTTGCGGGTCCTGGAGGCCGCCTTTAACGCCGGGGCCGACTGGCTGGTTCTCTGCGACACCAACGGAGGGAGCCTGCCCGAGGAAGTTTTCCGGGCGGTGGAAGAGGTGGCCCGGCGTTTTCAACATCCCCTGGGCATCCACTGCCATAACGACGGGGAACTGGCGGTCGCCAACACCCTTATGGCCATTCAAGCCGGGGTGACCCAGGTGCAGGGAACCATCAACGGGATGGGCGAAAGGTGCGGCAACGCCAACCTGTGCAGCGTGATCCCCAATTTGGAGTTAAAACTGGGTTACCAGTGCTTGCCGAAAGGCCATATCCGGCACCTGACTGAGTGCTCCCGCTATGTCAGTGAAATCGCCAATTTAGTGCAGCACAATAACCAGCCTTTTGTGGGCCAGAGCGCTTTCGCCCATAAGGGCGGCATTCACGTGAGCGCAGTGCTGAAGCACCCGGAAACCTATGAGCACATGCCCCCGGAAGCAGTGGGCAACACCCGCCGCATCTTGGTCTCGGAGCTCTCCGGTGCTTCAAATCTAGTCGGCAAGGCGGAGCAATTCGGGGTTGATTTTTCCGACAAAGCCTTTACCAAGGAGTTAATCCAGAGCATTAAGGAAATGGAATTCCAGGGCTATCAATTTGAAGGGGCTGAGGCTTCCCTGGAGTTACTGGTCAAAAAGGCTACCGGCGAGTACAGCCCTTACTTCCAGGTGGATTCCTTCAAGATCCTGTCGGAAAAGGTGGCCGAGGGCAAAACCATTTCCGAGGCTATGGTGAAGGTTCGGGTAGGGGACCGGATGGTGCATACCGCCGCCGAAGGCAACGGTCCCGTGAACGCCTTGGATAACGCCCTCCGCAAAGGATTGGAGGAGTTTTTCCCGGCCATCGCCGAGATGCATTTAAGCGACTACAAGGTCCGGGTGCTGGACGAAAAAGATGCCACCGCCGCCAAGGTGCGGGTTCTCATCGAATCCCGCGATGTCACGGGCGCCTGGAGCACCGTCGGCGTCTCCACCGACATTATCGAAGCCAGCTGGGAAGCGCTGCTGGACAGTTTCAACTATTTCCTCATGAAAAGAAACGCCGGCCAGAAGTTGGCGGCCAACGATGCTTGA
- the leuC gene encoding 3-isopropylmalate dehydratase large subunit gives MGMTITEKILAEHAGKEFVEPGELINARLDLVLGNDITAPVAIKEFEKLGIEKVFDPDKVVLVPDHFTPNKDIKSAELAKTVREFAKKQGLTNYFEVGRMGIEHCLLPEQGLVLPGDVVIGADSHTCTYGALGAFATGVGSTDMAAGMATGEAWFKVPETIKFIYYGKLRPYVSGKDLILYTIGLIGVDGARYMAMEFTGETIKELSMDNRLTMANMAIEAGAKNGIFEPDEITLAYVEKRAKRPYQVYHSDPDAKYAQVIEIDVSKIEPQVAFPHLPENTRPISAVGEVKIDQVVIGSCTNGRIEDLRVAASILKGKKVHPDVRLIVIPGTQAIYLQAVREGLVEAIVEAGGAFSTPTCGPCLGGHMGILAKGERAVSTTNRNFVGRMGHPESEVYLASPAVAAASAILGRIAGPEEVA, from the coding sequence ATGGGAATGACCATCACGGAAAAAATACTTGCTGAGCACGCCGGCAAGGAATTTGTGGAGCCGGGGGAACTGATCAACGCCCGGCTGGACCTGGTGCTGGGAAATGACATTACCGCACCGGTAGCCATCAAGGAATTTGAAAAACTCGGCATCGAGAAGGTGTTTGATCCGGATAAAGTAGTGCTGGTGCCGGACCATTTCACTCCCAACAAGGACATCAAGTCCGCTGAGCTGGCGAAAACCGTGCGGGAATTCGCCAAGAAGCAGGGTTTGACCAATTATTTTGAAGTAGGCCGGATGGGCATTGAGCACTGCCTGCTCCCGGAACAAGGGCTGGTCCTGCCGGGCGACGTAGTCATCGGTGCCGATTCCCACACCTGCACCTACGGCGCCCTGGGGGCTTTTGCCACCGGGGTGGGCAGCACCGACATGGCCGCCGGTATGGCCACCGGGGAAGCCTGGTTTAAGGTACCTGAGACCATCAAGTTCATCTACTACGGCAAGCTGAGACCTTATGTCAGCGGCAAAGACCTGATTCTCTACACCATCGGTTTGATCGGCGTCGACGGGGCCAGGTACATGGCCATGGAGTTTACCGGCGAAACTATCAAGGAACTCTCCATGGATAACCGGCTCACCATGGCCAACATGGCCATTGAAGCCGGGGCGAAAAACGGCATCTTCGAGCCGGACGAAATCACCCTGGCTTACGTGGAAAAGCGGGCCAAGCGGCCCTATCAGGTCTACCACAGCGACCCTGATGCCAAGTATGCCCAGGTGATCGAGATTGATGTGAGCAAGATCGAGCCCCAAGTGGCTTTCCCCCATTTGCCGGAAAACACCCGGCCCATCAGCGCGGTAGGCGAGGTCAAGATCGACCAGGTGGTGATCGGTTCTTGCACCAACGGCCGCATTGAGGACCTCAGAGTGGCCGCCTCCATTTTGAAAGGTAAGAAAGTCCACCCGGATGTGCGCCTGATCGTGATCCCCGGGACACAGGCCATTTACCTGCAGGCCGTGCGGGAAGGGCTGGTGGAGGCCATCGTGGAGGCCGGCGGCGCTTTCAGCACCCCAACTTGCGGCCCGTGCCTGGGCGGCCACATGGGCATCCTGGCGAAAGGGGAAAGAGCCGTCTCCACCACCAACCGCAATTTTGTCGGCCGCATGGGCCACCCTGAAAGTGAAGTATATCTAGCCAGCCCGGCGGTGGCGGCTGCCAGCGCCATTCTAGGCAGGATTGCCGGGCCCGAGGAGGTAGCGTAA